The Aedes albopictus strain Foshan chromosome 2, AalbF5, whole genome shotgun sequence region CGAATTCGATGTGGAGTTTGACGTAAGTGTTCTTCCTTCTCGTTGATTGAAACTTTCCTATAGCTAACGAGTTTGATCTCGATATCAGATTCCAGTGACATACCCAGCGACGGCGCCGGAAATTGCCCTGCCCGAGCTGGATGGCAAAACGGCCAAGATGTACCGCGGTGGCAAGATCTGCCTAACGGACCATTTTAAACCGCTGTGGTCACGAAATGTGCCCAAATTTGGCATAGCGCACGCGATGGCCCTTGGGGTGAGTATTTGAAGGAGGTTTAACGGAGAAGGTGGTTTTAATGATCTGCGTTTTTAGCTCGCGCCTTGGTTAGCTGTTGAAATTCCGGATTTGATAGAGAAGGGAGTCGTTGCTTACAAGGAAAAAGGAGAAACATCCAGTTAAATCGTATTTAGTTtacaatgctgtattgatttttttttgttaatgaaTTTTGTAttcgaaaaaagttcgattttatAGCTTAAGGCAGAATTCAGTTGGAAACAGCATTACTAGCTATATCACAGCCAAAAAGATTTCACCCACCACATGCAGTTCCCATGCCGCTACGACACAAACCTTTCCCGTTCGAAGAAATCCCGGTCCAATAATTGAAACGAATGGTGTCTTCATTGTTCCAAACGTAAGTTTGGtgtattttttattattcttgCTCTCGAGTATCCAATCGTCATCATCAGCGCGTAAGATCCATTAGCGTGTGGGTGTCATCATCATGTATTGTGTTTCTTCTGTTTCTGTGAGTGTAAGACGTGTGTGTTCGAGTATCTCC contains the following coding sequences:
- the LOC109419967 gene encoding ubiquitin-fold modifier-conjugating enzyme 1 — encoded protein: MVDEGTRKTLSSIPLLQTKAGPRDKDLWVQRLKEEYQALIKYVQNNKSSDSDWFRLESNKEGTKWFGKCWYVHNLLKYEFDVEFDIPVTYPATAPEIALPELDGKTAKMYRGGKICLTDHFKPLWSRNVPKFGIAHAMALGLAPWLAVEIPDLIEKGVVAYKEKGETSS